DNA from Mycolicibacterium alvei:
ATCCCGTTGCGCGTGATCGCCTCGACCATTGCAATGTCCTGCCAGCTCGATGCGCATGTACCGATGAAAGCGATTGCCACCGAACTGGTTCCGGGTTTCGCCGACGAGGCAGCCTAATCGCGTCGAATGTCACGCTGGAGTGATGCCCGGCTTCGGGCGTCACTCCAGCGTGACAATGGCGGGTGCTTAGGCGGCGGCCGGGTTCCCCGCGGCGTTCTTCCGCGGACGCCCACGCGGCCGCTTGCGGGCCACGACGGTTCCGCGGTCCAGGATCTCACCGCCCCAGACACCCCACGGCTCCTGCCGTTCCAGCGCAGCCGTCAGGCACGCGTTGCGGATCGGGCAATCCGCACACAGCGCCTTGGCCTGCTCCAGATCGACTGGGCTCTCGGCGAACCACAGATCGGGATCCCCGATGTGGCACGGCACCTCCGGTAGCCGCTGCTCGCATGTCACCGGCGCGACGCTCACCTCCGGAGCGGTCATCGCAATGGACATGTGCTTATCCCCCTGCTTCCTGGTCGTAGTTGTCGGTGATCTGTCTTTCGATGGATCTG
Protein-coding regions in this window:
- a CDS encoding WhiB family transcriptional regulator, with amino-acid sequence MSIAMTAPEVSVAPVTCEQRLPEVPCHIGDPDLWFAESPVDLEQAKALCADCPIRNACLTAALERQEPWGVWGGEILDRGTVVARKRPRGRPRKNAAGNPAAA